A single Fodinibius saliphilus DNA region contains:
- a CDS encoding cold-shock protein gives MTQQGKVKWFDVEKGFGFIEPEDGSKDVFVHRNNVENLDYNQGLEDGENVEFNVEETDKGLSATDVRSLDYK, from the coding sequence ATGACACAACAAGGCAAAGTTAAATGGTTCGATGTTGAAAAAGGATTTGGATTTATCGAACCTGAGGACGGAAGTAAAGATGTATTCGTCCACCGAAATAACGTAGAAAATTTAGATTATAATCAAGGTCTCGAAGACGGTGAGAATGTTGAATTCAACGTTGAAGAAACCGACAAAGGGTTAAGTGCTACTGATGTACGTAGCCTTGATTACAAGTAA